Proteins co-encoded in one Arachis hypogaea cultivar Tifrunner chromosome 13, arahy.Tifrunner.gnm2.J5K5, whole genome shotgun sequence genomic window:
- the LOC112792305 gene encoding probable helicase MAGATAMA 3 isoform X1, giving the protein MAVDKEKLQEESVIRRFYQIVLSWDYFRLLKDFKKQKNSEKEGAAAAGSSSTLVKVKTRYKDVDDYISTYEPLIFEEAKSQIIKEKEDEEVTEWKLGVVKSYTEGDGFHFIEFPCEINEGESISQNDLLLLSKDKFVDGKKLPTVYAFALVENVRKFSETRLLRARLYLAGEFSHYDTDSVKSSPRLFNMRSHICESERQLYFMKMCSLSTIAREYLAVRTIGFLPYKDLILNAVGENSSTEAERWKISISLKEYVESTFNQYQREAIIAGLSPKAFVLIQGPPGTGKTQTILGLLSTILHSSPTRVQSKNGMLELKREVQLPIEEKRKHWGLASPWLNSVNPRDSLMPKDGDDGFFPTTGNELKPEAVTSSRKYRVRILVCAPSNSALDEIVLRVLNGGVHDECDRPYTPNIVRIGLKAHHSIKQVALDELVKGKRVSANKSSTDKQSNGPGGNNDDSVRAALLDEATIVFSTLSFSGSHIFSKLNRSFDVVIIDEAAQAVEPATLVPLANQCKKVFLVGDPAQLPATVISDVAKNHGYGTSLFERLMQAGYPVKMLKTQYRMHPEIRSFPSSEFYEDALVDGDDVKMRTQREWHQYRCFGPFCFFDVHEGKETRPSGSGSWINTEEVDFVLFLYQKLITRYPTLKSGNQVAIISPYRQQVKLFQKRFEETFGVSSQEIVDTCTVDGCQGREKDVAIFSCVRASEDKGIGFVEDIRRMNVGITRAKSAVLVVGSASTLRRSKQWNKLVESAEKRDCFFQVSKPYSSFFSDENLTSMKAKIGEQSQNAEMQDVEMPHENAVADADQAQAEDYGDGDGDAEMDDPGDDD; this is encoded by the exons ATGGCGGTGGACAAGGAAAAGCTACAAGAAGAATCCGTTATCCGCCGCTTCTACCAGATTGTTCTCAGCTGGGACTACTTTCGCCTCCTCAAGGATTTCAAG AAGCAGAAAAACAGTGAGAAAGAAGGAGCTGCTGCTGCTGGATCCTCGTCCACGTTGGTCAAAGTGAAGACTCGATACAAAGATGTTGATGACTATATTTCCACTTACGAGCCTCTTATTTTTGAAGAAGCCAAGTCTCAGATTATTAAGgagaaagaagatgaagagg TGACTGAATGGAAGCTGGGGGTGGTGAAGAGTTACACTGAGGGGGATGGCTTTCATTTTATAGAGTTTCCGTGTGAAATAAATGAGGGAGAATCGATATCACAGAATGATCTTTTACTGCTCTCCAAAGATAAG TTTGTGGATGGAAAAAAATTGCCCACTGTATATGCGTTTGCTTTGGTGGAGAATGTACGAAAATTTTCTGAAACAAGGCTTCTCCGTGCTAGACTCTACCTAGCTGGAGAGTTCTCTCATTATGATACAGATAGTGTAAAATCATCTCCAAGGCTATTTAACATGCGTTCTCATATATGTGAGTCAGAGAGACAAttgtattttatgaag ATGTGCAGTTTATCCACCATTGCTCGTGAATATTTGGCTGTACGAACAATTGGCTTCCTCCCTTACAAGGATTTGATATTAAATGCTGTTGGAGAGAATTCCAGCACAGAAGCTGAGCGTTGGAAAATCTCAATATCTCTGAAGGAATATGTTGAAAGTACTTTCAATCAATATCAGCGTGAGGCTATAATA GCAGGTCTATCGCCAAAAGCATTTGTCCTTATACAG GGTCCCCCTGGGACTGGGAAAACTCAAACCATACTTGGGCTTCTAAGTACCATTTTGCATTCAAGTCCAACAAGGGTGCAGTCGAa GAACGGGATGCTCGAGCTAAAGCGGGAGGTGCAGTTACCAATTGAGGAAAA ACGCAAACACTGGGGACTGGCCTCTCCATGGTTGAATAGTGTTAATCCAAGGGATAGTTTGATGCCAAAAGATGGCGATGATGGATTTTTCCCAACTACTGGAAATGAATTA AAACCTGAGGCTGTAACTTCAAGCCGTAAGTATCGGGTACGAATTCTAGTATGCGCTCCATCAAACTCTGCCCTGGATGAGATTGTGTTGCGGGTTCTTAATGGAG GGGTACATGATGAATGTGATCGACCTTACACACCTAACATTGTTCGGATTGGTCTCAAAGCACATCATTCAATCAAGCAAGTCGCCTTGGATGAACTT GTGAAAGGAAAACGAGTCAGTGCCAACAAATCATCTACTGATAAGCAGAGCAATGGTCCTGGGGGAAATAATGATGATAGTGTCCGGGCTGCACTTCTGGATGAAGCCACAATA GTTTTCTCGACTCTCAGTTTTAGTGGTTCGCATATCTTCAGTAAACTAAATCGCAGCTTTGATGTTGTGATTATAGATGAAGCAGCCCAAGCT GTGGAACCTGCGACCCTTGTGCCATTAGCCAATCAATGCAAAAAAGTATTTCTG GTTGGTGATCCTGCACAGCTTCCAGCAACTGTAATTTCAGATGTTGCTAAGAATCATGG ATATGGCACAAGCTTATTTGAAAGATTGATGCAAGCTGGCTATCCAGTTAAAATGTTAAAGACCCAATACCGAATGCATCCTGAG ATAAGAAGCTTCCCTTCTAGCGAATTTTATGAAGATGCATTGGTAGATGGGGATGATGTCAAAATGCGGACACAACGTGAGTGGCATCAGTATCGCTGCTTTGGTCCATTCTGTTTCTTTGATGTACATGAGGGAAAAGAGACTCGGCCATCAGGGAGTGGTTCTTGGATAAATACTGAGGAAGTTGATTTTGTCCTATTCTTGTATCAAAAACTGATAACACGATATCCCACGTTGAAGTCGGGTAACCAAGTTGCAATCATATCACCCTATAGACAACAAGTCAAGCTCTTCCAAAAACGTTTTGAAGAGACTTTTGGAGTGTCATCCCAGGAAATAGTGGATACATGTACGGTTGATGGTTGCCAG ggaCGTGAGAAGGATGTTGCAATATTTTCATGTGTGAGGGCAAGCGAAGATAAAGGTATAGGGTTTGTGGAGGACATCCGGCGAATGAATGTTGGGATCACAAGAGCAAAGTCTGCAGTTTTG GTTGTTGGATCTGCCTCAACATTGAGGAGGAGCAAACAATGGAACAAGCTAGTGGAAAGTGCTGAGAAGAGGGATTGTTTCTTCCAA GTTTCGAAACCCTACTCCTCATTCTTCAGCGACGAAAATCTTACATCCATGAAAGCAAAGATAGGGGAACAATCTCAGAATGCTGAAATGCAGGATGTCGAAATGCCGCATGAAAATGCTGTAGCAGATGCCGATCAAGCACAAGCTGAGGACTATGGAGATGGTGATGGCGATGCTGAAATGGATGATCCAGGTGACGATGATTAG
- the LOC112792305 gene encoding probable helicase MAGATAMA 3 isoform X2, with product MAVDKEKLQEESVIRRFYQIVLSWDYFRLLKDFKKQKNSEKEGAAAAGSSSTLVKVKTRYKDVDDYISTYEPLIFEEAKSQIIKEKEDEEVTEWKLGVVKSYTEGDGFHFIEFPCEINEGESISQNDLLLLSKDKMCSLSTIAREYLAVRTIGFLPYKDLILNAVGENSSTEAERWKISISLKEYVESTFNQYQREAIIAGLSPKAFVLIQGPPGTGKTQTILGLLSTILHSSPTRVQSKNGMLELKREVQLPIEEKRKHWGLASPWLNSVNPRDSLMPKDGDDGFFPTTGNELKPEAVTSSRKYRVRILVCAPSNSALDEIVLRVLNGGVHDECDRPYTPNIVRIGLKAHHSIKQVALDELVKGKRVSANKSSTDKQSNGPGGNNDDSVRAALLDEATIVFSTLSFSGSHIFSKLNRSFDVVIIDEAAQAVEPATLVPLANQCKKVFLVGDPAQLPATVISDVAKNHGYGTSLFERLMQAGYPVKMLKTQYRMHPEIRSFPSSEFYEDALVDGDDVKMRTQREWHQYRCFGPFCFFDVHEGKETRPSGSGSWINTEEVDFVLFLYQKLITRYPTLKSGNQVAIISPYRQQVKLFQKRFEETFGVSSQEIVDTCTVDGCQGREKDVAIFSCVRASEDKGIGFVEDIRRMNVGITRAKSAVLVVGSASTLRRSKQWNKLVESAEKRDCFFQVSKPYSSFFSDENLTSMKAKIGEQSQNAEMQDVEMPHENAVADADQAQAEDYGDGDGDAEMDDPGDDD from the exons ATGGCGGTGGACAAGGAAAAGCTACAAGAAGAATCCGTTATCCGCCGCTTCTACCAGATTGTTCTCAGCTGGGACTACTTTCGCCTCCTCAAGGATTTCAAG AAGCAGAAAAACAGTGAGAAAGAAGGAGCTGCTGCTGCTGGATCCTCGTCCACGTTGGTCAAAGTGAAGACTCGATACAAAGATGTTGATGACTATATTTCCACTTACGAGCCTCTTATTTTTGAAGAAGCCAAGTCTCAGATTATTAAGgagaaagaagatgaagagg TGACTGAATGGAAGCTGGGGGTGGTGAAGAGTTACACTGAGGGGGATGGCTTTCATTTTATAGAGTTTCCGTGTGAAATAAATGAGGGAGAATCGATATCACAGAATGATCTTTTACTGCTCTCCAAAGATAAG ATGTGCAGTTTATCCACCATTGCTCGTGAATATTTGGCTGTACGAACAATTGGCTTCCTCCCTTACAAGGATTTGATATTAAATGCTGTTGGAGAGAATTCCAGCACAGAAGCTGAGCGTTGGAAAATCTCAATATCTCTGAAGGAATATGTTGAAAGTACTTTCAATCAATATCAGCGTGAGGCTATAATA GCAGGTCTATCGCCAAAAGCATTTGTCCTTATACAG GGTCCCCCTGGGACTGGGAAAACTCAAACCATACTTGGGCTTCTAAGTACCATTTTGCATTCAAGTCCAACAAGGGTGCAGTCGAa GAACGGGATGCTCGAGCTAAAGCGGGAGGTGCAGTTACCAATTGAGGAAAA ACGCAAACACTGGGGACTGGCCTCTCCATGGTTGAATAGTGTTAATCCAAGGGATAGTTTGATGCCAAAAGATGGCGATGATGGATTTTTCCCAACTACTGGAAATGAATTA AAACCTGAGGCTGTAACTTCAAGCCGTAAGTATCGGGTACGAATTCTAGTATGCGCTCCATCAAACTCTGCCCTGGATGAGATTGTGTTGCGGGTTCTTAATGGAG GGGTACATGATGAATGTGATCGACCTTACACACCTAACATTGTTCGGATTGGTCTCAAAGCACATCATTCAATCAAGCAAGTCGCCTTGGATGAACTT GTGAAAGGAAAACGAGTCAGTGCCAACAAATCATCTACTGATAAGCAGAGCAATGGTCCTGGGGGAAATAATGATGATAGTGTCCGGGCTGCACTTCTGGATGAAGCCACAATA GTTTTCTCGACTCTCAGTTTTAGTGGTTCGCATATCTTCAGTAAACTAAATCGCAGCTTTGATGTTGTGATTATAGATGAAGCAGCCCAAGCT GTGGAACCTGCGACCCTTGTGCCATTAGCCAATCAATGCAAAAAAGTATTTCTG GTTGGTGATCCTGCACAGCTTCCAGCAACTGTAATTTCAGATGTTGCTAAGAATCATGG ATATGGCACAAGCTTATTTGAAAGATTGATGCAAGCTGGCTATCCAGTTAAAATGTTAAAGACCCAATACCGAATGCATCCTGAG ATAAGAAGCTTCCCTTCTAGCGAATTTTATGAAGATGCATTGGTAGATGGGGATGATGTCAAAATGCGGACACAACGTGAGTGGCATCAGTATCGCTGCTTTGGTCCATTCTGTTTCTTTGATGTACATGAGGGAAAAGAGACTCGGCCATCAGGGAGTGGTTCTTGGATAAATACTGAGGAAGTTGATTTTGTCCTATTCTTGTATCAAAAACTGATAACACGATATCCCACGTTGAAGTCGGGTAACCAAGTTGCAATCATATCACCCTATAGACAACAAGTCAAGCTCTTCCAAAAACGTTTTGAAGAGACTTTTGGAGTGTCATCCCAGGAAATAGTGGATACATGTACGGTTGATGGTTGCCAG ggaCGTGAGAAGGATGTTGCAATATTTTCATGTGTGAGGGCAAGCGAAGATAAAGGTATAGGGTTTGTGGAGGACATCCGGCGAATGAATGTTGGGATCACAAGAGCAAAGTCTGCAGTTTTG GTTGTTGGATCTGCCTCAACATTGAGGAGGAGCAAACAATGGAACAAGCTAGTGGAAAGTGCTGAGAAGAGGGATTGTTTCTTCCAA GTTTCGAAACCCTACTCCTCATTCTTCAGCGACGAAAATCTTACATCCATGAAAGCAAAGATAGGGGAACAATCTCAGAATGCTGAAATGCAGGATGTCGAAATGCCGCATGAAAATGCTGTAGCAGATGCCGATCAAGCACAAGCTGAGGACTATGGAGATGGTGATGGCGATGCTGAAATGGATGATCCAGGTGACGATGATTAG
- the LOC112792305 gene encoding probable helicase MAGATAMA 3 isoform X4: MRSHICESERQLYFMKMCSLSTIAREYLAVRTIGFLPYKDLILNAVGENSSTEAERWKISISLKEYVESTFNQYQREAIIAGLSPKAFVLIQGPPGTGKTQTILGLLSTILHSSPTRVQSKNGMLELKREVQLPIEEKRKHWGLASPWLNSVNPRDSLMPKDGDDGFFPTTGNELKPEAVTSSRKYRVRILVCAPSNSALDEIVLRVLNGGVHDECDRPYTPNIVRIGLKAHHSIKQVALDELVKGKRVSANKSSTDKQSNGPGGNNDDSVRAALLDEATIVFSTLSFSGSHIFSKLNRSFDVVIIDEAAQAVEPATLVPLANQCKKVFLVGDPAQLPATVISDVAKNHGYGTSLFERLMQAGYPVKMLKTQYRMHPEIRSFPSSEFYEDALVDGDDVKMRTQREWHQYRCFGPFCFFDVHEGKETRPSGSGSWINTEEVDFVLFLYQKLITRYPTLKSGNQVAIISPYRQQVKLFQKRFEETFGVSSQEIVDTCTVDGCQGREKDVAIFSCVRASEDKGIGFVEDIRRMNVGITRAKSAVLVVGSASTLRRSKQWNKLVESAEKRDCFFQVSKPYSSFFSDENLTSMKAKIGEQSQNAEMQDVEMPHENAVADADQAQAEDYGDGDGDAEMDDPGDDD; this comes from the exons ATGCGTTCTCATATATGTGAGTCAGAGAGACAAttgtattttatgaag ATGTGCAGTTTATCCACCATTGCTCGTGAATATTTGGCTGTACGAACAATTGGCTTCCTCCCTTACAAGGATTTGATATTAAATGCTGTTGGAGAGAATTCCAGCACAGAAGCTGAGCGTTGGAAAATCTCAATATCTCTGAAGGAATATGTTGAAAGTACTTTCAATCAATATCAGCGTGAGGCTATAATA GCAGGTCTATCGCCAAAAGCATTTGTCCTTATACAG GGTCCCCCTGGGACTGGGAAAACTCAAACCATACTTGGGCTTCTAAGTACCATTTTGCATTCAAGTCCAACAAGGGTGCAGTCGAa GAACGGGATGCTCGAGCTAAAGCGGGAGGTGCAGTTACCAATTGAGGAAAA ACGCAAACACTGGGGACTGGCCTCTCCATGGTTGAATAGTGTTAATCCAAGGGATAGTTTGATGCCAAAAGATGGCGATGATGGATTTTTCCCAACTACTGGAAATGAATTA AAACCTGAGGCTGTAACTTCAAGCCGTAAGTATCGGGTACGAATTCTAGTATGCGCTCCATCAAACTCTGCCCTGGATGAGATTGTGTTGCGGGTTCTTAATGGAG GGGTACATGATGAATGTGATCGACCTTACACACCTAACATTGTTCGGATTGGTCTCAAAGCACATCATTCAATCAAGCAAGTCGCCTTGGATGAACTT GTGAAAGGAAAACGAGTCAGTGCCAACAAATCATCTACTGATAAGCAGAGCAATGGTCCTGGGGGAAATAATGATGATAGTGTCCGGGCTGCACTTCTGGATGAAGCCACAATA GTTTTCTCGACTCTCAGTTTTAGTGGTTCGCATATCTTCAGTAAACTAAATCGCAGCTTTGATGTTGTGATTATAGATGAAGCAGCCCAAGCT GTGGAACCTGCGACCCTTGTGCCATTAGCCAATCAATGCAAAAAAGTATTTCTG GTTGGTGATCCTGCACAGCTTCCAGCAACTGTAATTTCAGATGTTGCTAAGAATCATGG ATATGGCACAAGCTTATTTGAAAGATTGATGCAAGCTGGCTATCCAGTTAAAATGTTAAAGACCCAATACCGAATGCATCCTGAG ATAAGAAGCTTCCCTTCTAGCGAATTTTATGAAGATGCATTGGTAGATGGGGATGATGTCAAAATGCGGACACAACGTGAGTGGCATCAGTATCGCTGCTTTGGTCCATTCTGTTTCTTTGATGTACATGAGGGAAAAGAGACTCGGCCATCAGGGAGTGGTTCTTGGATAAATACTGAGGAAGTTGATTTTGTCCTATTCTTGTATCAAAAACTGATAACACGATATCCCACGTTGAAGTCGGGTAACCAAGTTGCAATCATATCACCCTATAGACAACAAGTCAAGCTCTTCCAAAAACGTTTTGAAGAGACTTTTGGAGTGTCATCCCAGGAAATAGTGGATACATGTACGGTTGATGGTTGCCAG ggaCGTGAGAAGGATGTTGCAATATTTTCATGTGTGAGGGCAAGCGAAGATAAAGGTATAGGGTTTGTGGAGGACATCCGGCGAATGAATGTTGGGATCACAAGAGCAAAGTCTGCAGTTTTG GTTGTTGGATCTGCCTCAACATTGAGGAGGAGCAAACAATGGAACAAGCTAGTGGAAAGTGCTGAGAAGAGGGATTGTTTCTTCCAA GTTTCGAAACCCTACTCCTCATTCTTCAGCGACGAAAATCTTACATCCATGAAAGCAAAGATAGGGGAACAATCTCAGAATGCTGAAATGCAGGATGTCGAAATGCCGCATGAAAATGCTGTAGCAGATGCCGATCAAGCACAAGCTGAGGACTATGGAGATGGTGATGGCGATGCTGAAATGGATGATCCAGGTGACGATGATTAG
- the LOC112792305 gene encoding probable helicase MAGATAMA 3 isoform X3, with amino-acid sequence MRENRYHRMIFYCSPKIRLYLAGEFSHYDTDSVKSSPRLFNMRSHICESERQLYFMKMCSLSTIAREYLAVRTIGFLPYKDLILNAVGENSSTEAERWKISISLKEYVESTFNQYQREAIIAGLSPKAFVLIQGPPGTGKTQTILGLLSTILHSSPTRVQSKNGMLELKREVQLPIEEKRKHWGLASPWLNSVNPRDSLMPKDGDDGFFPTTGNELKPEAVTSSRKYRVRILVCAPSNSALDEIVLRVLNGGVHDECDRPYTPNIVRIGLKAHHSIKQVALDELVKGKRVSANKSSTDKQSNGPGGNNDDSVRAALLDEATIVFSTLSFSGSHIFSKLNRSFDVVIIDEAAQAVEPATLVPLANQCKKVFLVGDPAQLPATVISDVAKNHGYGTSLFERLMQAGYPVKMLKTQYRMHPEIRSFPSSEFYEDALVDGDDVKMRTQREWHQYRCFGPFCFFDVHEGKETRPSGSGSWINTEEVDFVLFLYQKLITRYPTLKSGNQVAIISPYRQQVKLFQKRFEETFGVSSQEIVDTCTVDGCQGREKDVAIFSCVRASEDKGIGFVEDIRRMNVGITRAKSAVLVVGSASTLRRSKQWNKLVESAEKRDCFFQVSKPYSSFFSDENLTSMKAKIGEQSQNAEMQDVEMPHENAVADADQAQAEDYGDGDGDAEMDDPGDDD; translated from the exons ATGAGGGAGAATCGATATCACAGAATGATCTTTTACTGCTCTCCAAAGATAAG ACTCTACCTAGCTGGAGAGTTCTCTCATTATGATACAGATAGTGTAAAATCATCTCCAAGGCTATTTAACATGCGTTCTCATATATGTGAGTCAGAGAGACAAttgtattttatgaag ATGTGCAGTTTATCCACCATTGCTCGTGAATATTTGGCTGTACGAACAATTGGCTTCCTCCCTTACAAGGATTTGATATTAAATGCTGTTGGAGAGAATTCCAGCACAGAAGCTGAGCGTTGGAAAATCTCAATATCTCTGAAGGAATATGTTGAAAGTACTTTCAATCAATATCAGCGTGAGGCTATAATA GCAGGTCTATCGCCAAAAGCATTTGTCCTTATACAG GGTCCCCCTGGGACTGGGAAAACTCAAACCATACTTGGGCTTCTAAGTACCATTTTGCATTCAAGTCCAACAAGGGTGCAGTCGAa GAACGGGATGCTCGAGCTAAAGCGGGAGGTGCAGTTACCAATTGAGGAAAA ACGCAAACACTGGGGACTGGCCTCTCCATGGTTGAATAGTGTTAATCCAAGGGATAGTTTGATGCCAAAAGATGGCGATGATGGATTTTTCCCAACTACTGGAAATGAATTA AAACCTGAGGCTGTAACTTCAAGCCGTAAGTATCGGGTACGAATTCTAGTATGCGCTCCATCAAACTCTGCCCTGGATGAGATTGTGTTGCGGGTTCTTAATGGAG GGGTACATGATGAATGTGATCGACCTTACACACCTAACATTGTTCGGATTGGTCTCAAAGCACATCATTCAATCAAGCAAGTCGCCTTGGATGAACTT GTGAAAGGAAAACGAGTCAGTGCCAACAAATCATCTACTGATAAGCAGAGCAATGGTCCTGGGGGAAATAATGATGATAGTGTCCGGGCTGCACTTCTGGATGAAGCCACAATA GTTTTCTCGACTCTCAGTTTTAGTGGTTCGCATATCTTCAGTAAACTAAATCGCAGCTTTGATGTTGTGATTATAGATGAAGCAGCCCAAGCT GTGGAACCTGCGACCCTTGTGCCATTAGCCAATCAATGCAAAAAAGTATTTCTG GTTGGTGATCCTGCACAGCTTCCAGCAACTGTAATTTCAGATGTTGCTAAGAATCATGG ATATGGCACAAGCTTATTTGAAAGATTGATGCAAGCTGGCTATCCAGTTAAAATGTTAAAGACCCAATACCGAATGCATCCTGAG ATAAGAAGCTTCCCTTCTAGCGAATTTTATGAAGATGCATTGGTAGATGGGGATGATGTCAAAATGCGGACACAACGTGAGTGGCATCAGTATCGCTGCTTTGGTCCATTCTGTTTCTTTGATGTACATGAGGGAAAAGAGACTCGGCCATCAGGGAGTGGTTCTTGGATAAATACTGAGGAAGTTGATTTTGTCCTATTCTTGTATCAAAAACTGATAACACGATATCCCACGTTGAAGTCGGGTAACCAAGTTGCAATCATATCACCCTATAGACAACAAGTCAAGCTCTTCCAAAAACGTTTTGAAGAGACTTTTGGAGTGTCATCCCAGGAAATAGTGGATACATGTACGGTTGATGGTTGCCAG ggaCGTGAGAAGGATGTTGCAATATTTTCATGTGTGAGGGCAAGCGAAGATAAAGGTATAGGGTTTGTGGAGGACATCCGGCGAATGAATGTTGGGATCACAAGAGCAAAGTCTGCAGTTTTG GTTGTTGGATCTGCCTCAACATTGAGGAGGAGCAAACAATGGAACAAGCTAGTGGAAAGTGCTGAGAAGAGGGATTGTTTCTTCCAA GTTTCGAAACCCTACTCCTCATTCTTCAGCGACGAAAATCTTACATCCATGAAAGCAAAGATAGGGGAACAATCTCAGAATGCTGAAATGCAGGATGTCGAAATGCCGCATGAAAATGCTGTAGCAGATGCCGATCAAGCACAAGCTGAGGACTATGGAGATGGTGATGGCGATGCTGAAATGGATGATCCAGGTGACGATGATTAG